A window of Pusillimonas sp. T7-7 contains these coding sequences:
- the pgaA gene encoding poly-beta-1,6 N-acetyl-D-glucosamine export porin PgaA, translating into MNTPTFLQCISAVIAFTLSNAAWPAVSRQEYDALIIDARAGNHEPALVMLRQHAIDHPQDLRAVYDHVLIASWANHSGEAVAAYEALQPAPNRPPANVLEAVARAYRDTQRWDPALAHYRQGQRLFPAQIRFAVGEVKTLADAGRREIALMQGQALVEAHPANADARLALSYALRNAPSPYPVLQETSKARNLAPEKAYVLREYLGSLEQAGLAHAALETAQQHPGLVNASRMRKLQADYAAELSRLAAAPARQEDERHDIADRAIAEYDRLIPAWQALGDEAKADVQRLQIDRLQALAVRGRSLDVVSSYEALLVQGVQIPPYALRHVAASYLALKQPEKARDLYKQVLTAELSQRGNSAEHLSNQIGLYYALIENEEFDEAGRLLDAAQAEQPTWRHIKGVPRKVPNDLHMYSEQTGALGLFYEDDTPAAQQRLEEMVSNAPRNVGLRTALANVYRNRGWPRKAEKQLKVAEALEPRSPELEAGQGMTALNLQEWEQAEILVHDLTARYPERLSTQNLEREWELHNKAELRIQAGGGIASDSPVTGSGDLSIETVLYSAPIKHNWRVFGGGGYATGDFEEGRGEHRWLRTGIEWRGRDLTAELELSSHNYGFGTKPGARVSAAYDLNDQWQIGASMALRSADTPLRALSNGVYANDAGVYARWRQSDHREWNLSLSTMHFSDGNNRLTAVLGGRERLYSAPSLKADLLVGVAASSNTHEDAAYFNPKSDLEVLPSLRLTHTLYRRYDKILEHSLLIGAGLYAQQHYDTGAIGVVGYGMTYHHNDALQVGATLTGVSRPYDGVRERELRFMLEMTFRF; encoded by the coding sequence ATGAACACGCCAACATTCCTGCAATGCATAAGCGCAGTCATCGCCTTCACTTTGAGCAATGCGGCATGGCCCGCGGTATCTCGGCAAGAGTACGACGCCTTGATCATCGATGCGCGTGCCGGAAACCATGAACCGGCCCTGGTGATGCTACGTCAGCACGCCATCGATCATCCACAGGACCTTCGGGCCGTCTATGATCATGTGCTGATCGCCAGTTGGGCAAACCACAGCGGCGAGGCCGTCGCTGCCTACGAAGCCTTGCAACCAGCACCCAACCGGCCGCCTGCAAACGTTCTGGAAGCGGTGGCCCGCGCCTATCGCGATACTCAGCGCTGGGATCCCGCCCTGGCCCACTACCGCCAGGGACAGAGGCTGTTCCCTGCTCAGATTCGCTTCGCGGTCGGCGAAGTCAAAACACTGGCCGATGCGGGGCGCCGCGAGATCGCCTTGATGCAAGGGCAGGCGCTCGTCGAGGCGCACCCGGCAAACGCCGATGCCCGGCTCGCGCTGAGTTATGCGCTCAGAAATGCCCCCTCGCCCTACCCCGTTCTGCAAGAGACCAGTAAAGCACGCAACCTGGCGCCGGAAAAAGCTTATGTCTTGCGTGAATATCTGGGCTCTCTGGAACAGGCAGGCCTGGCGCACGCCGCACTGGAAACAGCTCAACAACATCCTGGGCTGGTCAATGCGTCAAGAATGCGCAAGCTGCAAGCCGACTACGCGGCGGAACTGTCCCGCTTGGCCGCCGCTCCCGCCCGCCAGGAAGATGAACGACATGACATCGCCGACCGAGCGATCGCTGAATACGACAGGCTGATTCCGGCATGGCAAGCTCTGGGAGATGAGGCCAAAGCGGATGTGCAGCGCCTGCAGATTGATCGCCTGCAGGCACTTGCGGTACGCGGCCGATCACTGGACGTCGTAAGCTCATACGAAGCGCTGCTTGTCCAGGGTGTTCAGATACCGCCCTATGCACTCAGACATGTGGCTGCCTCTTATCTGGCCTTGAAACAGCCCGAGAAAGCACGTGATTTGTACAAACAGGTGCTGACAGCTGAGCTCAGTCAGCGCGGCAATTCTGCAGAACATCTCAGCAACCAGATCGGTCTTTATTACGCACTGATCGAGAATGAGGAGTTCGACGAGGCAGGACGCCTGTTGGACGCTGCGCAGGCCGAACAGCCAACCTGGCGCCACATCAAAGGCGTGCCTCGGAAAGTGCCCAACGACCTACACATGTACTCGGAGCAGACAGGTGCATTGGGCCTGTTTTATGAAGACGACACACCTGCAGCTCAACAGCGCCTCGAAGAGATGGTGTCCAATGCACCGCGCAATGTGGGCTTGCGCACCGCCTTGGCAAATGTCTATCGCAACCGAGGTTGGCCGCGGAAGGCGGAAAAACAACTGAAAGTCGCCGAAGCGCTGGAGCCGCGCTCGCCCGAGCTGGAGGCCGGACAAGGTATGACGGCCTTGAACCTCCAGGAGTGGGAACAGGCCGAGATACTGGTCCATGATTTGACCGCACGCTATCCGGAAAGGCTATCGACGCAGAATCTGGAGCGGGAATGGGAGCTGCACAACAAGGCGGAACTACGCATTCAGGCCGGTGGCGGCATAGCGTCAGACAGTCCAGTCACAGGCAGCGGCGACCTGAGCATAGAAACAGTACTGTACTCGGCACCCATCAAGCACAACTGGCGGGTCTTTGGTGGCGGGGGCTATGCCACCGGTGATTTCGAAGAGGGCCGCGGAGAGCACCGCTGGCTGCGGACTGGCATCGAATGGCGAGGCCGCGACCTTACGGCTGAGCTGGAATTATCCAGCCACAACTATGGGTTTGGTACGAAACCTGGCGCCCGAGTGAGCGCCGCTTATGACTTGAATGATCAATGGCAGATTGGCGCTTCGATGGCGCTGCGCTCAGCCGATACCCCCTTGCGCGCGCTGAGCAATGGCGTCTACGCCAATGATGCCGGGGTCTATGCACGCTGGCGGCAAAGTGATCATCGGGAATGGAATTTATCGCTGTCAACCATGCATTTCAGCGACGGCAACAACCGCTTGACAGCCGTGCTGGGCGGTAGGGAAAGGCTCTATAGCGCGCCCAGCCTGAAGGCCGACCTGCTCGTGGGTGTTGCGGCCTCGAGCAACACTCACGAGGATGCCGCCTATTTCAACCCCAAATCCGACCTTGAGGTGCTGCCCAGTCTGCGGCTGACGCACACATTGTATCGACGCTACGACAAGATACTGGAACACAGCCTGCTTATTGGCGCCGGCCTTTACGCACAGCAACACTATGACACTGGCGCCATCGGCGTGGTGGGCTACGGCATGACATACCACCATAACGATGCATTGCAAGTAGGTGCGACGCTGACAGGCGTGAGCCGGCCATATGACGGAGTGCGCGAACGCGAGCTGCGCTTCATGCTCGAAATGACCTTCCGATTCTAG
- the pgaB gene encoding poly-beta-1,6-N-acetyl-D-glucosamine N-deacetylase PgaB, with amino-acid sequence MFAHLFFRSLAYLTCSVLMLSSCAKDIPAFVPPDQRSMHNSQQDWPKNKFLALAYHDVEDSDPDQSFVSVSTEHLVQQFAWLRENGYQPVTVDQILEANRGGKPLPDKALLLTFDDGYRSFYTRVLPLLQAYQWPAVLAPVGTWLDTPEDEPVDFGGKPVERERFLTWEQVREIARSGLVEIGAHTDNLHYGILSNPQGNLEPAAAVHAYNSATGQYETNEQYKERITRDVDRITGKIRRVTGKKPRVWVWPYGAASGEALKIVRGKGYELAMMLESGLGDVHELNNIPRVLVANDPQLENFAAASMVMENNTVMRVAHVDLDYVYDPDPEQMELNLGKLVQRIADMQITTVFLQAFADPLGDGLARSVYFPNRHLPMRANLFNRAAWQLKSRAFVDVYAWMPVLSFDLDPHIARVSRWDPDTGKTVISPNYYQRLSPFDPVARQQIIDIYEDLSRHALFNGILFHDDAMLSDFEDAGPQALAAYQAAGLPGSIKALRADPGTLHAWTRFKSQYLVDFTLKLADRVRAIRGPQIKTARNIFAEPILNPESEAWFAQNLDDFLSAYDWTAPMAMPWMENVPKDGADQWLDSLVDRVASRPGALNKTVFEVQGRDWRPSAEGEDSGHVDSALMAHWLKRLQLRGARSFGYYPDDFTKDQPRLEIIRPAISNSWYPFR; translated from the coding sequence ATGTTTGCTCACCTATTTTTCCGCTCCCTGGCCTACCTGACCTGCTCCGTGCTTATGTTGAGCAGCTGTGCCAAGGACATTCCAGCCTTCGTGCCGCCCGACCAGCGCTCCATGCACAATTCCCAGCAGGACTGGCCCAAGAACAAGTTTCTTGCACTGGCTTATCACGACGTTGAAGACAGTGATCCTGATCAGTCCTTCGTTTCGGTGAGCACCGAGCATCTGGTGCAGCAGTTCGCATGGCTCAGGGAAAACGGCTATCAGCCCGTCACGGTAGACCAAATACTGGAAGCCAATCGCGGCGGAAAACCCTTGCCAGACAAGGCCTTGCTGCTCACTTTCGATGATGGATATCGCAGCTTCTATACACGGGTGCTTCCTTTGCTTCAAGCCTATCAATGGCCGGCCGTTCTTGCGCCGGTCGGAACATGGCTGGATACGCCCGAAGATGAGCCCGTCGATTTCGGAGGCAAGCCGGTTGAACGCGAACGCTTCCTGACTTGGGAGCAGGTCAGGGAAATCGCCCGCTCAGGTCTGGTGGAAATCGGTGCGCATACCGACAACCTGCATTACGGCATTCTTTCCAATCCGCAAGGCAATCTGGAGCCTGCGGCCGCTGTTCACGCCTACAACTCCGCCACCGGCCAGTATGAAACCAACGAACAGTACAAAGAGCGCATCACCCGTGATGTGGACCGCATCACTGGAAAAATACGCCGCGTTACTGGCAAGAAGCCCCGCGTGTGGGTGTGGCCATATGGCGCAGCCAGCGGCGAAGCGCTCAAGATCGTGCGCGGCAAGGGATACGAGCTGGCGATGATGCTGGAAAGCGGCCTGGGCGACGTGCACGAATTGAACAATATTCCGCGCGTGCTGGTGGCCAACGATCCGCAACTGGAAAACTTTGCTGCCGCCAGCATGGTGATGGAGAACAACACGGTGATGCGCGTGGCGCACGTGGATCTGGACTACGTCTACGATCCGGATCCCGAACAGATGGAGCTCAACCTGGGCAAGCTGGTGCAGCGCATCGCCGATATGCAGATCACCACAGTATTCCTGCAAGCCTTCGCCGACCCGCTGGGCGACGGCCTGGCCCGTTCCGTCTATTTCCCCAATCGCCACCTGCCCATGCGGGCCAACCTTTTCAACCGCGCCGCCTGGCAGCTAAAGAGCCGTGCGTTCGTAGATGTGTATGCCTGGATGCCTGTGCTGAGCTTTGACCTGGATCCGCATATTGCACGTGTGTCACGATGGGATCCCGACACCGGAAAAACCGTCATCAGCCCCAACTATTATCAACGCCTGTCTCCGTTCGATCCCGTCGCAAGACAGCAGATCATCGACATCTACGAAGACTTGTCCCGCCATGCCCTGTTCAATGGCATTCTGTTCCATGACGATGCCATGCTTTCCGATTTCGAGGATGCTGGTCCGCAGGCGCTGGCTGCCTACCAGGCTGCGGGCCTGCCGGGAAGCATCAAGGCGCTGCGGGCCGATCCCGGCACCCTGCACGCATGGACGCGCTTCAAGAGCCAGTATCTCGTCGACTTCACACTGAAGCTGGCCGACCGGGTGCGAGCCATACGCGGCCCACAGATCAAGACTGCCCGTAATATTTTCGCTGAGCCCATTCTGAACCCCGAGAGCGAAGCGTGGTTTGCCCAGAATCTGGATGACTTTCTATCCGCCTACGACTGGACTGCTCCCATGGCCATGCCCTGGATGGAAAACGTGCCCAAGGATGGCGCCGATCAGTGGCTGGACAGCCTGGTTGATCGCGTTGCCTCACGGCCAGGAGCATTGAACAAGACAGTTTTCGAAGTGCAGGGACGCGATTGGCGGCCCTCTGCAGAGGGCGAGGACTCAGGCCACGTGGATTCGGCCCTGATGGCGCATTGGTTGAAACGGCTGCAGCTGCGCGGCGCTCGAAGCTTTGGCTACTACCCCGACGACTTTACCAAAGATCAGCCCCGGCTGGAGATCATACGGCCGGCCATTTCCAACTCCTGGTATCCGTTCAGATGA
- the pgaC gene encoding poly-beta-1,6-N-acetyl-D-glucosamine synthase has product MIDRLIAFLVLSIVLGAPFGLTLVLTSSALLNFVFFYPLFMSGIWMAGGMYFWLHWERKWNWRPYRPPQLPGLPLITILIPCYNEADNGEETILAALGQEYPNIEVIAVNDGSTDGTAALFDRLAAEHDRLRVIHLAQNQGKAMALRMGAMAARSEYLICIDGDALLAPDASSYLVAPLVENPRVAAVTGNPRIRTRSTLIGRIQVGEFSSIIGLIKRTQRVYGQMFTVSGVCSAFRRKALDEVDYWDLDMITEDIDITWKLQRAHWSVFYEPRALCWILMPETLRGLWKQRLRWAQGGAEVFLKNLTTIWSWEHRRLWLLMVEFLLSTGWAFAFTLSVILWMLGHVIALPPSITVSMLMPPSFTGMVLAMVCLLQFVVSILIDRRYEPHLARSLYWIIWYPFAYWLINLVTTLFSFPKVMLRIRRRRARWESPDRGIKELA; this is encoded by the coding sequence ATGATAGACCGACTCATTGCCTTCCTCGTCCTGAGCATTGTGCTTGGCGCTCCGTTCGGACTGACGCTGGTGCTCACGAGCAGCGCGCTGCTCAACTTCGTCTTCTTCTACCCCCTTTTCATGTCGGGAATATGGATGGCTGGCGGAATGTACTTCTGGCTGCATTGGGAGCGAAAGTGGAACTGGCGTCCTTACCGCCCGCCGCAGTTGCCCGGCCTACCGCTGATTACCATCCTGATTCCTTGCTACAACGAGGCGGACAATGGTGAAGAAACCATACTGGCGGCCCTCGGCCAGGAATATCCGAACATCGAAGTAATCGCCGTAAACGACGGCTCCACCGACGGCACAGCAGCTTTGTTCGACCGATTGGCGGCAGAACATGATCGCTTGCGCGTGATCCATCTTGCACAGAATCAGGGCAAAGCCATGGCGCTGCGCATGGGCGCAATGGCCGCCCGCAGCGAATACCTGATCTGCATCGATGGCGATGCCTTGCTGGCCCCGGATGCCTCAAGCTATCTGGTCGCGCCGCTTGTGGAGAACCCCCGGGTCGCGGCAGTTACCGGCAACCCCCGCATCCGCACACGCTCCACGCTGATCGGTCGCATACAGGTAGGTGAGTTCTCGTCCATCATCGGTCTGATCAAGCGCACTCAACGTGTGTATGGGCAGATGTTCACCGTATCGGGCGTGTGCTCGGCATTCCGGCGCAAAGCCCTGGATGAGGTGGACTACTGGGACCTGGACATGATCACAGAGGATATCGACATCACCTGGAAGCTGCAGCGGGCGCACTGGTCGGTATTCTATGAACCTCGCGCCTTGTGCTGGATTCTGATGCCCGAAACCCTGCGTGGCCTGTGGAAGCAGCGCTTGCGCTGGGCGCAGGGTGGCGCCGAAGTCTTCCTGAAAAACTTGACGACCATCTGGTCCTGGGAGCATCGTCGGCTCTGGCTACTGATGGTGGAGTTTCTTTTGTCAACCGGCTGGGCCTTCGCCTTTACGCTATCCGTCATCCTTTGGATGCTGGGGCACGTGATCGCACTACCACCCAGCATTACCGTATCCATGCTGATGCCGCCGTCCTTCACCGGCATGGTGCTGGCCATGGTCTGCTTGCTGCAGTTCGTGGTCAGCATATTAATCGATAGGCGCTATGAGCCCCACCTGGCTCGTTCACTGTACTGGATCATCTGGTATCCCTTCGCCTATTGGCTCATCAATCTCGTCACCACGCTGTTCAGTTTTCCCAAAGTCATGCTGCGCATCAGGCGCCGGCGCGCACGCTGGGAAAGCCCGGATCGCGGCATAAAGGAGTTGGCATGA
- the pgaD gene encoding poly-beta-1,6-N-acetyl-D-glucosamine biosynthesis protein PgaD, protein MIITTQRSPTAWTIDTVLTALGWAGFFFLFTRGVVSLLNSNFGAEAVATDPFLPTLQTLFVYALVACVNAMLVVLWGKYRKHFFTALRRNRLPIGIDDEAIASHFHLSRNQLHEIQGSRVTIIYHSNNGDIDHLDTDQLRMQPAGNSDVYESAAKVA, encoded by the coding sequence ATGATCATCACTACACAACGTTCACCTACCGCATGGACTATCGACACCGTCCTGACGGCCCTGGGCTGGGCTGGCTTCTTCTTTCTATTTACCAGAGGCGTGGTATCGCTGCTGAATAGCAACTTCGGAGCAGAAGCAGTGGCAACCGACCCCTTCCTGCCTACCCTGCAGACGCTTTTCGTTTATGCACTCGTCGCCTGCGTCAATGCAATGTTGGTGGTGCTCTGGGGGAAGTATCGCAAGCATTTCTTTACGGCGCTCAGAAGAAACCGGCTGCCAATCGGCATAGACGACGAAGCGATAGCCTCTCATTTTCATCTTTCCCGAAATCAGCTGCATGAAATCCAGGGCAGCCGGGTCACGATCATCTACCACTCGAACAACGGTGACATTGACCATCTGGATACCGACCAACTGCGGATGCAGCCGGCGGGCAACAGCGACGTATACGAAAGCGCAGCCAAGGTGGCTTGA
- a CDS encoding curli production assembly/transport protein CsgE: MRCFTVLFAVFSFAAAHGPASSQDLPLAKDSLPPNQIEQAERHAGGKSVFDDPLGGIVVNRTVTVLGNDFYQYFAAYWREKDISSTFTISVHERPSARFGSEIWVQFRQKRMFHTFLPPARAATKEISAIAVDMVYRNIAESEVERILTRSPDLGPEEM, encoded by the coding sequence ATGCGTTGTTTCACTGTTCTGTTCGCTGTGTTTTCTTTTGCCGCGGCACACGGCCCTGCCAGCAGCCAAGATCTGCCGCTGGCCAAGGATAGCCTGCCGCCAAACCAGATAGAACAGGCTGAGCGGCATGCAGGCGGAAAAAGTGTTTTCGATGATCCGCTGGGCGGCATTGTCGTAAACCGCACGGTAACCGTGCTGGGCAACGATTTCTATCAATATTTCGCGGCCTATTGGCGCGAGAAAGACATCAGCAGCACGTTCACCATCTCCGTCCACGAGCGTCCATCCGCACGCTTTGGGAGCGAGATATGGGTGCAATTCCGACAGAAACGCATGTTCCACACGTTTCTGCCGCCTGCCCGCGCAGCCACAAAGGAGATCAGCGCCATTGCAGTGGATATGGTCTACCGCAACATCGCTGAAAGCGAAGTGGAGCGCATCCTGACCCGCAGCCCCGATCTGGGGCCAGAAGAAATGTAA
- a CDS encoding curli assembly protein CsgF — protein MTTKPTLRLHCLALAVACTLAAPSSATELVYYPFNPSFGGSPLNGSVLLNSALATNKHEDPDLDNADMGIEERSPLQIFNETLERSIISRLATAASSKIVDPDTGQFVPGTLETDSFLINIVDLGNGYLSIKTTDKLTGGETTFQVGK, from the coding sequence ATGACCACCAAACCCACCCTCCGTCTACATTGCCTCGCCCTTGCGGTCGCCTGCACCCTGGCCGCCCCAAGCAGTGCCACGGAACTTGTCTACTATCCGTTCAACCCCTCCTTCGGCGGTAGCCCGCTGAATGGCTCAGTGCTCCTGAATTCGGCGTTGGCCACCAACAAGCATGAAGACCCTGATCTTGACAATGCCGATATGGGCATCGAAGAAAGATCTCCATTGCAAATTTTCAACGAAACACTGGAGCGGTCCATTATCAGCCGCCTGGCCACCGCGGCCAGTTCCAAGATCGTCGACCCCGACACCGGCCAGTTCGTGCCAGGCACTCTCGAGACGGATAGCTTCTTGATCAACATCGTCGACCTTGGTAACGGTTATCTGTCCATCAAGACTACCGACAAGCTGACGGGCGGCGAGACAACCTTCCAGGTGGGCAAATGA
- a CDS encoding CsgG/HfaB family protein — translation MNTPNYIKTRGVRLFAGAALSATLAACAVPQQPVGVATQAQLTPATPSTRDLLKLPDPKGKIVVAVYGFRDQTGQYKPAPDSSFSTSVTQGAASMLVKALKDSGWFTPVERESLQELLTERRIVRALDGSQADNAPTIHIPALMPASILIDGGVLAYETNLRTGGLGARFLGVGLSTQYRMDQVTIGLRSVDIRTGRVLHTVSTTKTVFSYEVRPSVYKFVNFKDLLEIEAGVTSNEPTQLCVKEAIEAAVIHLTVQGLKDRSWSLRNESDWNSPVIQAYLQEGSTYAINTVEMPEAADTLDSTTPAQPTDQ, via the coding sequence ATGAACACGCCAAACTACATCAAGACACGTGGCGTGCGCTTGTTTGCAGGCGCGGCACTGTCCGCAACGCTGGCGGCCTGTGCCGTTCCCCAGCAGCCTGTCGGGGTCGCCACACAGGCACAGCTGACGCCTGCCACTCCCTCAACGCGCGACTTGCTCAAGCTGCCAGACCCGAAGGGAAAAATCGTCGTTGCCGTCTACGGTTTTCGTGATCAAACGGGGCAGTACAAGCCCGCACCAGACAGCTCGTTCTCGACATCGGTCACGCAAGGGGCGGCCTCGATGCTGGTCAAGGCGCTCAAGGATTCCGGCTGGTTCACTCCTGTGGAACGTGAAAGCCTGCAGGAGCTCCTGACTGAACGCCGTATCGTGCGGGCGCTGGATGGATCGCAGGCGGACAATGCACCAACCATTCATATTCCCGCATTGATGCCCGCGTCGATACTGATAGACGGCGGCGTTCTTGCCTATGAAACCAATCTACGCACCGGCGGGTTGGGCGCACGCTTCCTTGGCGTCGGCTTGTCCACCCAGTACCGCATGGACCAGGTCACTATAGGACTGCGTAGCGTCGACATCCGGACAGGGCGCGTGCTGCACACGGTTTCCACAACCAAGACGGTCTTTTCCTATGAAGTCAGACCCAGCGTCTACAAGTTCGTCAACTTCAAGGATTTGCTTGAAATCGAAGCGGGCGTCACCAGCAACGAACCGACCCAATTGTGTGTGAAGGAAGCCATAGAAGCCGCCGTCATTCACCTGACAGTTCAAGGCCTGAAGGACAGGAGCTGGTCACTGCGGAACGAGAGCGATTGGAACTCACCCGTCATCCAGGCCTATCTGCAAGAAGGCAGCACCTATGCAATCAACACAGTAGAGATGCCGGAAGCAGCCGACACACTAGATTCAACAACCCCAGCCCAGCCTACTGACCAATGA
- a CDS encoding curlin-associated protein has translation MSIKLTIIALGITLAYGASAAMAANTANVNQNGAGNDAVVQQWDNSNSTASITSWGNYNDAFIEQEENSNATAASTSLGSFNDSVINQHNVNNSGASIYQAASGGDATINQSGTWHGYGHPGWGWGYMADGNNQQASISQNWGWGNSAWITQTGNNVDATITQGGHGNDGGIVQNGQGGASLVAQLTQSGHHNDGYINQDGANLQAYVSQSGIGNDAVVLQKGNDYIANVTQVGYRNNAYVNQR, from the coding sequence ATGAGCATCAAACTGACCATTATCGCCTTGGGTATCACCTTGGCATATGGAGCTTCTGCCGCGATGGCGGCCAATACAGCCAATGTCAACCAGAACGGGGCCGGCAACGACGCGGTCGTCCAGCAATGGGACAACAGCAACTCCACAGCCAGCATTACGTCGTGGGGCAACTACAACGACGCCTTCATTGAGCAGGAAGAAAACAGCAACGCGACGGCCGCCTCCACCTCACTGGGCAGCTTCAACGACAGCGTCATCAACCAGCACAATGTCAATAACTCCGGAGCCAGTATCTACCAGGCAGCAAGCGGCGGCGATGCCACGATCAACCAAAGCGGAACATGGCATGGCTACGGCCATCCCGGTTGGGGCTGGGGCTATATGGCTGACGGCAACAACCAACAAGCCAGCATCAGTCAAAACTGGGGTTGGGGCAATTCAGCATGGATTACCCAAACTGGCAATAATGTTGATGCCACCATCACCCAAGGTGGTCATGGCAATGACGGCGGCATAGTACAGAATGGCCAGGGAGGTGCAAGCCTGGTCGCTCAACTGACCCAGTCGGGCCACCATAACGATGGCTATATCAATCAGGATGGCGCCAATTTACAGGCGTATGTTTCTCAAAGCGGCATCGGCAACGATGCGGTCGTCCTGCAAAAAGGCAATGACTACATCGCTAACGTGACTCAGGTTGGCTACAGGAACAATGCCTACGTGAATCAGCGCTGA
- the csgH gene encoding curli-like amyloid fiber formation chaperone CsgH, whose product MMNADADIQVWLERFSQTPPGIVVPYVRTAHDTTLRYRVLVVQEGHTGRSLISQAGMVQTQASVPAALGRISVSHEPKDKCHIDVILSERGASDLNYRFPCRHSAHNQKTNYFKK is encoded by the coding sequence ATGATGAATGCAGATGCAGATATACAAGTCTGGCTGGAAAGATTTTCTCAAACACCGCCCGGGATTGTCGTCCCCTATGTAAGAACAGCACACGATACAACGCTGCGCTACCGTGTGCTTGTCGTCCAGGAAGGGCACACTGGACGCTCATTGATCAGCCAGGCTGGCATGGTTCAAACCCAAGCCAGCGTACCCGCCGCCCTGGGGCGTATATCAGTAAGCCATGAGCCTAAGGACAAATGCCACATCGATGTGATTTTGTCAGAACGCGGAGCAAGTGATTTGAATTATCGCTTTCCGTGCCGCCATTCTGCACACAATCAAAAAACGAATTACTTTAAGAAATAA
- a CDS encoding response regulator transcription factor yields MTTIVVIEPHTLLRLGILQILADISTSCSIKGEDYSVFARGPSDTDCDLVLLSIPSFEEIQKLTAATERIYSPKAMLLLSESSDMPHTVQGLPASVAGYVPKSACPEVLQASARLVLAGGNCFPLRTYPISPQQSLLTHFEPVTWPPGSSQKTKAANCANNHPECEMLGLTPRQYEVLVLLARGYPMKTVGRYLNISVATAKAHTETVYQRLDVHNRNAAVYEAFSRGATLGWSTTAPSADERAR; encoded by the coding sequence ATGACTACCATTGTTGTCATTGAGCCCCATACTTTGCTGCGGCTCGGAATTCTACAAATATTGGCAGATATAAGTACCTCGTGCAGCATCAAGGGCGAAGATTACTCCGTCTTTGCCCGAGGACCATCAGACACCGATTGTGATCTGGTCCTGCTTTCCATTCCCTCTTTTGAAGAAATACAAAAGCTCACTGCCGCCACAGAACGTATATATTCCCCCAAAGCCATGCTCTTGCTGTCCGAAAGCAGCGATATGCCACACACTGTGCAAGGTCTGCCCGCCTCGGTGGCCGGTTATGTGCCCAAGAGCGCCTGTCCTGAGGTGCTGCAGGCCTCTGCACGCCTGGTGCTCGCCGGAGGAAACTGCTTTCCTCTGCGAACGTATCCAATCAGCCCACAGCAATCCTTGCTGACGCATTTTGAACCCGTCACATGGCCTCCAGGAAGCTCACAAAAAACCAAGGCAGCCAACTGTGCCAATAACCATCCGGAGTGCGAGATGCTGGGCTTGACGCCGCGCCAATATGAAGTGCTGGTGCTGCTGGCTCGCGGCTATCCCATGAAAACGGTCGGACGCTATCTAAATATCTCGGTGGCTACCGCCAAGGCACACACTGAAACCGTGTATCAGCGATTGGATGTTCATAACCGCAATGCCGCTGTCTACGAGGCATTTTCGCGCGGAGCCACGCTGGGCTGGTCTACAACAGCCCCATCTGCAGACGAGCGGGCTCGCTGA
- the sufT gene encoding putative Fe-S cluster assembly protein SufT, which produces MSYTREDVIVSRDCPAVTVPYGSPVTIEKGCEATITQQLGGSYTVMVEGNLYRVEGVDGDALGFESTEDVRHLHDGPVTAQAVEDAAWSLLATCFDPEIPVDIVNLGLVYSCKVLPVADELYRIEVQMTLTAPGCGMGTFIADEARGKLLSIHGVDEVKVDLVWDPPWSREMISEPARLQMGLL; this is translated from the coding sequence ATGAGTTACACGCGCGAAGACGTTATTGTCAGCCGCGACTGTCCGGCCGTCACGGTTCCGTACGGCTCGCCGGTCACGATTGAAAAAGGCTGCGAAGCAACGATTACCCAGCAGTTGGGCGGAAGCTATACGGTCATGGTCGAGGGCAACCTGTACAGGGTTGAAGGCGTCGATGGCGATGCTTTGGGCTTTGAGTCCACTGAAGACGTCAGGCATTTGCATGATGGCCCGGTAACGGCCCAGGCAGTCGAAGACGCGGCCTGGAGCCTATTGGCTACTTGCTTCGATCCTGAAATCCCTGTCGATATCGTCAATCTTGGCTTGGTGTATAGCTGCAAGGTGCTTCCCGTTGCCGATGAGCTTTATCGCATCGAGGTACAGATGACGCTGACTGCGCCTGGTTGCGGCATGGGTACCTTTATTGCCGACGAGGCCCGTGGCAAATTGCTATCGATACATGGTGTAGACGAAGTGAAGGTCGACCTAGTCTGGGATCCGCCCTGGAGCCGAGAAATGATCAGCGAGCCCGCTCGTCTGCAGATGGGGCTGTTGTAG